A genomic window from Camelus ferus isolate YT-003-E chromosome 9, BCGSAC_Cfer_1.0, whole genome shotgun sequence includes:
- the LOC116665792 gene encoding uncharacterized protein LOC116665792 isoform X1: MVLVRGAAAHISRRPQRGAQSKRKLTVAATAAAADRNLSPAPRGALRRRGGGCLRAGKSRGGRRREGRRATEQHQQGLRFLPPRPGLLFPSRERAPPAGREGGWEVSAPGAPGKEKVFAPTWWRRAGGDRPSAELSAGGDRPGESGRVRKVETDPRTRRPGRTGLGYRRGMEFRRLHCHHPFGVFVAVSKLSWPTQLGNDR, encoded by the exons ATGGTCCTGGTAAGAGGAGCCGCGGCGCACATATCGCGCCGGCCCCAGCGCGGGGCCCAGTCCAAG CGAAAACTGACGgtcgccgccaccgccgccgccgctgaCAGGAATCTGAGCCCCGCCCCCCGCGGGGCACTGCGCAGGCGCGGAGGGGGGTGTCTCCGAGCGGGGAAGAGCCGGGGCGGCCGCCGGAGGGAGGGGAGGCGCGCCACGGAACAGCATCAACAAGGGCTTCGCTTCCTGCCACCGCGCCCGGGGCTGCTGTTCCCCAGCCGGGAAAGGGCCCCGccggcagggagggagggaggctgggaggtgtCCGCGCCTGGGGCCCCGGGGAAAGAAAAGGTATTTGCACCGACCTGGTGGCGGCGAGCCGGAGGCGACCGGCCCAGCGCCGAGCTGAGCGCCGGAGGAGACCGACCGGGGGAATCGGGACGTGTGCGGAAAGTGGAGACGGACCCCAGAACCCGGCGGCCAGGGCGGACTGGCTTGGGGTATCGCAGGGGAATGGAGTTTCGTCGCTTGCACTGTCACCATCCCTTTGGGGTTTTCGTAGCAGTGTCTAAGTTGAGTTGGCCAACTCAATTAGGAAATGACAGATAA
- the LOC116665792 gene encoding uncharacterized protein LOC116665792 isoform X2 — protein sequence MVLRKLTVAATAAAADRNLSPAPRGALRRRGGGCLRAGKSRGGRRREGRRATEQHQQGLRFLPPRPGLLFPSRERAPPAGREGGWEVSAPGAPGKEKVFAPTWWRRAGGDRPSAELSAGGDRPGESGRVRKVETDPRTRRPGRTGLGYRRGMEFRRLHCHHPFGVFVAVSKLSWPTQLGNDR from the exons ATGGTCCTG CGAAAACTGACGgtcgccgccaccgccgccgccgctgaCAGGAATCTGAGCCCCGCCCCCCGCGGGGCACTGCGCAGGCGCGGAGGGGGGTGTCTCCGAGCGGGGAAGAGCCGGGGCGGCCGCCGGAGGGAGGGGAGGCGCGCCACGGAACAGCATCAACAAGGGCTTCGCTTCCTGCCACCGCGCCCGGGGCTGCTGTTCCCCAGCCGGGAAAGGGCCCCGccggcagggagggagggaggctgggaggtgtCCGCGCCTGGGGCCCCGGGGAAAGAAAAGGTATTTGCACCGACCTGGTGGCGGCGAGCCGGAGGCGACCGGCCCAGCGCCGAGCTGAGCGCCGGAGGAGACCGACCGGGGGAATCGGGACGTGTGCGGAAAGTGGAGACGGACCCCAGAACCCGGCGGCCAGGGCGGACTGGCTTGGGGTATCGCAGGGGAATGGAGTTTCGTCGCTTGCACTGTCACCATCCCTTTGGGGTTTTCGTAGCAGTGTCTAAGTTGAGTTGGCCAACTCAATTAGGAAATGACAGATAA